Part of the Desulforegula conservatrix Mb1Pa genome is shown below.
CCCCAAGCTTAAAGGCATTCTCGACAAACGTTATGCCCGCGTTCAGCTTCCAGACGGCAAGCTGGGTGAACTTGTGGATATGGTCTCAACCATAGGTTTTGGAGTTACAGGCCAGAGTTCCCGCGATCTGCTCGGACAGGTATATGAATATTTCCTCGGTCAGTTTGCCAGTGCAGAAGGCAAGCGGGGAGGACAATTCTACACACCAGCAAGCATAGTTAAAACACTTGTCGCAATACTCGCTCCTCATCAGGGACAGGTTTATGATCCTTGCTGCGGTTCAGGTGGTATGTTTGTTCAGTCCGAAAGATTCATAGAAGCCCATGGCGGAAAAATAGGCGATGTCTCCATATACGGTCAGGAATCCAACCCGACCACATGGCGACTGGCTGCCATGAACCTTGCCATTCGCGGAATTGACTTCAATCTTGGAAAAGAGCCTGGCGACACCTTTGTACGCAACCAGCATCCTGATCTAAGGGCTGATTTTGTTCTCGCAAATCCTCCTTTTAATATATCCGACTGGTGGCACGCCAGCCTTGAGGGAGATCCTCGCTGGCTTTATGGAACACCGCCCCAGGGCAACGCCAACTACGCATGGCTCCAGCATATGCTTCACCACCTGAAATCTAATGGGCGTGCAGGCATTGTCCTTGCCAACGGCTCCATGTCTTCAAGCCAGAATTCAGAAGGCGACATAAGAAGGGCCATGGTTGAAGACGACAAGGTGGAAATAATGGTTGCCCTGCCTGGTCAGTTATTCTTCAACACCCAGATTCCGGCCTGCCTTTGGTTCCTCGTAAAGCAAAAGACCAGAAGGCCGGGTGAAGTTCTTTTCATAGATGCCCGCAAGCTCGGAACCATGATAAGCCGTGTTCAGATTGAATTCACAGACGATGACATCAAGAAAATTGCAGACACTGTG
Proteins encoded:
- a CDS encoding class I SAM-dependent DNA methyltransferase, with amino-acid sequence MIEDIKKTLWATADKLRANMDAAEYKHIVLGLIFVKYISDTFQTRRDELTKRFTDENDDYFIPDSDAEMLAEELEDRDYYKEVNVFWVPEAARWESLRAQAKQADIGKRIDDALSLIETENPKLKGILDKRYARVQLPDGKLGELVDMVSTIGFGVTGQSSRDLLGQVYEYFLGQFASAEGKRGGQFYTPASIVKTLVAILAPHQGQVYDPCCGSGGMFVQSERFIEAHGGKIGDVSIYGQESNPTTWRLAAMNLAIRGIDFNLGKEPGDTFVRNQHPDLRADFVLANPPFNISDWWHASLEGDPRWLYGTPPQGNANYAWLQHMLHHLKSNGRAGIVLANGSMSSSQNSEGDIRRAMVEDDKVEIMVALPGQLFFNTQIPACLWFLVKQKTRRPGEVLFIDARKLGTMISRVQIEFTDDDIKKIADTVQAWRGDEEADTEYADVAGFCRSVSLAEIAEHGHVLTPGRYVGAEAVEDDDEAFAEKMQKLTEKLGEQMAKGAEIDILIRQKLGGLGYEF